In Colletotrichum higginsianum IMI 349063 chromosome 1, whole genome shotgun sequence, one genomic interval encodes:
- a CDS encoding Dihydrouridine synthase encodes MSFRTLLKTMGSELKKVPIPRRGVDYRGKIVLAPMVRSGELPSRLLALHYGADLVWGPETVDKAMIGTTRRVNPVTKTIDWTKIPSFGQKNPPKTIPEAMVFSTHPEKEAGKLIFQIGTADPDLAVQAARLVAADVAGIDVNAGCPKPFSISGGMGAALLKTPDKLCAILEALVTNIMPEYEIGISVKIRLLDTPEQTEALVRKLCATGITGLTIHCRTTPMRPRERAIREQLRMVAEVCHEAGVACIMNGDVESRDHAVDLIKEYGVDGAMIATAAEANSSCFRSNTDGGMAPWEEIAATYVKYALEVDNKFGNTKYLLCQIVPGKSSMYQQMSKCKSYTQICRVLGLEDLTELAQQTDLNKGVDPENGPSKGGKKANPSAMAAGGKMAESRATRTPRNMSQRGVNAPSGAQSVQSTAAALQT; translated from the exons ATGTCATTTCGCACGCTGCTCAAAACTATGGGATCAGAACTCAAGAAAGTGCCCATTCCCCGTCGAGGGGTAGACTACAGGGGCAAGATCGTTCTTGCGCCGATGGTCCGTTCTGGCGAACTCCCTTCTCGCCTTTTGGCCCTGCACTATGGTGCAGACTTGGTATGGG GCCCCGAAACCGTCGACAAAGCCATGATCGGCACTACGCGCAGAGTGAACCCTGTTACGAAGACGATCGACTGGACCAAGATCCCCTCCTTCGGCCAAAAGAACCCCCCAAAGACCATACCCGAGGCCATGGTCTTCAGCACACACCCGGAGAAAGAAGCGGGAAAGCTGATCTTCCAGATCGGAACGGCCGATCCAGACCTGGCAGTCCAGGCGGCCAGACTGGTTGCAGCGGATgtggccggcatcgacgtcAATGCCGGCTGCCCCAAACCCTTCAGCATTAGCGGCGGAATGGGCGCGGCTCTTCTGAAGACACCTGACAAGCTTTGCGCGATCTTGGAGGCTTTGGTCACGAACATCATGCCTGAATACGAAATTGGTATCAGCGTCAAGATTCGCCTCCTTGACACGCCGGAACAAACCGAGGCCCTCGTTAGGAAGCTCTGCGCCACTGGTATCACCGGCCTCACCATCCACTGCCGGACGACTCCTATGAGACCTAGAGAGCGGGCGATTCGAGAGCAGCTCCGCATGGTCGCGGAAGTCTGCCACGAAGCTGGCGTTGCCTGTATCATGaacggcgatgtcgagagCCGAGATCACGCAGTAGACCTGATCAAGGAATACGGTGTAGATGGCGCCATGATTGCGACGGCTGCGGAGGCAAACTCAAGTTGCTTCAGGTCGAACACCGACGGAGGGATGGCACCCTGGGAGGAGATTGCGGCGACTTACGTCAAGTACGCACTGGAAGTCGACAACAAGTTCGGCAACACCAAGTACCTGCTGTGCCAGATCGTGCCAGGTAAAAGCTCAATGTACCAGCAAATGAGCAAGTGCAAGAGCTACACACAGATATGTCGCGTGCTCGGGCTCGAGGATCTGACCGAGCTCGCTCAACAGACAGACCTCAATAAAGGAGTCGACCCGGAAAATGGGCCaagcaagggcggcaagaAGGCCAACCCAAGCGCCATGGCAGCCGGTGGCAAGATGGCCGAGAGCCGGGCAACCAGGACCCCTCGCAACATGTCTCAACGGGGCGTCAACGCTCCTTCGGGGGCCCAATCAGTTCAGTCGACTGCTGCCGCTCTTCAGACATGA